One Candidatus Nanopelagicales bacterium DNA window includes the following coding sequences:
- a CDS encoding sigma 54-interacting transcriptional regulator has protein sequence MTNFAPSVPADFPRTLSALVASGYQSRTVKQEMQANLLTRLREGVPSLPGIVGFEDTVIPQVERSILAGHDLVLLGERGQGKTRLIRTLTQLLDEWIPVVEGCEINDDPLEPICAGCRRKAAELGDDLPVSWRHRSQRFGEKLATPDTSVADLIGDVDPVKVAEGRSLGDPETVHYGLVPRTNRGIFAMNELPDLAERIQVALLNVLEERDIQVRGYNLRLPLDLLVVASANPEDYTNRGRIITPLKDRFGAEIRTHYPLLLDDEIDLIRQEANVQAVIPDHMYDVVARFTTEVRTSSSIDQRSGVSARFAIACTEALSGAALRRSAITGEKDPVARIGDLMGVVPTLRGKVEFDVSEEGREQELLIHLARKATAETWRQLLGGNDIRPVLTSLVEWFDEGNTLQTGDITPGASLLGELGQFEGLGKLMQTVEPELAESSGLAAACVEFAIEGLWLTRRIDKDAVDGVIRYGAS, from the coding sequence GCGGCTACCAGTCGCGCACGGTAAAGCAAGAGATGCAAGCAAACTTGCTGACTCGCCTTCGCGAAGGGGTGCCGAGCCTGCCAGGAATTGTGGGCTTTGAAGACACCGTGATCCCTCAGGTTGAGCGCTCGATCCTGGCTGGCCATGACTTGGTGTTGTTAGGTGAGCGTGGCCAGGGCAAGACTCGTTTGATCCGCACGTTGACCCAACTCCTTGATGAGTGGATTCCCGTTGTTGAGGGCTGTGAAATCAATGATGACCCGCTAGAGCCAATTTGTGCTGGATGTCGTCGCAAGGCAGCTGAGCTCGGTGATGACCTGCCCGTGTCTTGGCGTCATCGCAGTCAGCGCTTTGGTGAGAAGCTGGCAACACCTGACACCTCGGTTGCTGACCTCATTGGTGACGTTGATCCGGTCAAGGTTGCTGAAGGTCGCAGCCTTGGTGATCCAGAGACTGTGCACTACGGGTTAGTGCCTCGCACGAACCGCGGCATCTTCGCAATGAACGAACTTCCTGACTTGGCAGAGCGCATTCAAGTTGCGCTTCTGAATGTTTTGGAAGAGCGCGACATTCAGGTCCGCGGTTATAACCTGCGTTTGCCGCTGGATTTGCTCGTTGTTGCAAGCGCAAACCCTGAGGACTACACGAACCGCGGTCGCATTATTACGCCGTTAAAGGATCGCTTCGGTGCTGAGATTCGCACCCACTATCCGCTGCTCCTTGATGATGAAATCGATTTGATTCGCCAAGAAGCCAATGTGCAAGCTGTGATCCCTGACCACATGTATGACGTTGTCGCTCGATTCACTACTGAAGTTCGCACGTCCTCCTCCATTGATCAACGCAGTGGTGTTTCAGCACGCTTTGCTATTGCGTGCACTGAAGCGCTGTCGGGCGCAGCTCTACGTCGTTCAGCAATTACCGGCGAAAAGGATCCTGTCGCTCGCATCGGCGATCTCATGGGTGTTGTTCCAACCTTGCGCGGCAAGGTTGAGTTTGATGTCAGTGAAGAGGGTCGCGAGCAGGAACTCTTAATTCATCTTGCACGTAAAGCAACAGCAGAAACGTGGCGTCAGTTGCTCGGCGGTAATGACATTCGCCCCGTGTTGACTTCGCTTGTTGAATGGTTTGACGAAGGCAATACCTTGCAAACCGGCGACATCACGCCTGGCGCATCCCTGCTTGGCGAGCTGGGTCAGTTCGAGGGTCTTGGCAAATTAATGCAGACCGTGGAACCTGAATTAGCCGAATCCTCGGGCCTTGCGGCAGCATGTGTGGAGTTTGCCATTGAAGGACTATGGCTAACCCGACGGATTGATAAGGACGCAGTTGATGGGGTCATTCGCTACGGAGCCTCATGA